One segment of Panicum virgatum strain AP13 chromosome 1K, P.virgatum_v5, whole genome shotgun sequence DNA contains the following:
- the LOC120644409 gene encoding E3 ubiquitin-protein ligase At1g63170-like has product MSTSRMEQATGVSGPEHIIDIPRDTGSFASVSHGVDRENHEELNSADRPSTRALVPALQAPSAIGAVPSTGQTSGTRRSDNYVRRHRSPLNSGLWISIEVIVNVSQIVAAIVVLCLSRKEHPQAPLLEWVIGYTVGCFATLPHLYWRYIHRNIVNGEHEPAHAPQGSSHNNSTEATHAASASERRRNAARNAVLANPRINALFDHFKMALDCFFAVWFVVGNVWIFGGRSSAADAPNLYRLCIVFLTFSCIGYAMPFILCAMICCCLPCIISVMGFREDTNNTRGATSESINALPTYKFKTKKRRHGSGSETEGQEGGVVAAGTEKERSLSAEDAVCCICLAKYAHNDELRELPCSHCFHKDCVDKWLKINALCPLCKSEIASSSNTSDTRQSDQNAIPVQEIEMH; this is encoded by the exons ATGAGCACTTCAAGGATGGAACAAGCAACAGGTGTAAGTGGCCCTGAACACATAATTGATATTCCGAGGGACACTGGTTCTTTCGCTTCGGTTTCTCACGGTGTCGATAGAGAGAACCATGAAGAACTGAATTCTGCAGACAGGCCTTCAACTAGAGCTCTAGTACCTGCCTTGCAGGCACCATCAGCAATAGGTGCTGTACCTAGTACAGGGCAGACTTCAGGCACAAGGAGAAGTGATAACTATGTTCGCCGGCACAGAAGCCCTTTGAATTCTGGACTGTGGATTTCAATTGAAGTTATTGTCAACGTGAGCCAGATTGTAGCTGCCATAGTTGTTCTCTGCCTGTCAAGAAAGGAGCATCCACAAGCTCCATTACTTGAGTGGGTCATAGGTTATACAGTTGGTTGTTTTGCAACGTTACCCCATCTCTATTGGCGCTATATACATCGTAATATTGTAAATGGTGAGCATGAGCCAGCACACGCTCCACAAGGATCCTCTCATAACAACTCAACTGAAGCCACTCATGCAGCAAGTGCATCAGAGCGTCGTAGGAATGCCGCACGAAATGCAGTGCTCGCTAATCCCAG GATTAATGCACTGTTTGACCACTTCAAGATGGCCCTGGATTGTTTCTTTGCTGTATGGTTTGTTGTTGGAAATGTGTGGATATTCGGTGGACGTTCTTCTGCTGCTGATGCTCCAAACTTGTACAG GTTATGTATTGTGTTCCTCACTTTTAGTTGCATTGGGTATGCCATGCCGTTCATCCTCTGCGCGATGATATGCTGCTGCCTTCCCTGCATTATATCTGTTATGGGTTTTAGAGAAGATACAAACAACACAAGGGGGGCTACTTCGGAATCTATTAATGCTTTGCCTACATATAAATTCAAAACCAAGAAACGCCGCCATGGTTCAGGAAGTGAAACTGAAGGCCAAGAAGGTGGGGTAGTGGCTGCGGGGACTGAGAAGGAGCGATCACTTTCTGCTGAAGATGCT GTTTGTTGCATCTGTCTTGCCAAGTATGCACACAATGATGAGCTTCGTGAACTCCCATGCTCGCATTGTTTCCACAAGGATTGTGTTGATAAATGGCTCAAGATAAATGCACTTTGCCCTTTGTGCAAATCTGAGATAGCGAGCTCATCCAACACTTCTGATACACGTCAATCGGACCAGAATGCTATTCCGGTGCAGGAGATTGAAATGCATTAG
- the LOC120644433 gene encoding glutamate receptor 2.8-like: MGRPCSSCRFVFSLRLRRLVLAWCCVLAASLQATAQRDDAPPPGQVEVRVGVILNLTSSIGQRRRVGIEMALEDYYAAHPGSRTRVTPRFRDSGGQVVGAASAAVDLIKNEQVQAIIGPATSAEADFAAYLGNSAHVPVLSSSATSPDLSPAHTPFFVRTAANDSFQAAPVAAVLATFRWHAAVIVYEDSPYGSGILPALADALQGVGARIMERTAVPADASDDRIDAVLNRFMAMPTRVFIVHVNRFFAPRFFRRARSAGMMSEDYAWIVTDGVGSVVDALSPDEINAMEGVVSLRPYVKMTDEVRNFSARFRARLRRVSPSADVYAHDPTILMLWSYDTVWAIATAAEAAGVSSPAFQMPKQSSALTDLGRLGVSTTGAALLKAVHETTFRGLAGNFTLVDGQLQPPAYEVVNVIGKGARPVGFWTPEAGISQALDANAAKGLKPSVIWPGDATSPPRGWVVSANGHKLRVAVPVKRGFKEFVGVQRDSANGAANVSGYCVEVFDAVIRKFMPYPVSYQYVPYEDSSESYDELVSQVAEQKADVVVGDVTITASRMAAVDFSMPFTDSGWAMVVSVRRETSTSMWIFLQPLTTSLWLASLAFFCFTGFVVWAIEHRINPEFRGTPWQQFGLIFYFAFSTLVFSHKEKLESNLSRFVVIIWVFVVLILTSSYTASLTSMLTVQKLQPTVTDVRELQRGGYHIGYQEGSFIKTSLHKMGFDMTKMKSYSTVEEYADALSRGPANGGVAAVFDEIPYLKLFLSRYCDGYSMVGPVYKTDGFGFVFPLGSPLTPDVSRAVLTMAEREEMAQIEKKWFGEPGACPSEQGGSAAVGSSNLSFRSFGGLFLITGVVSGLMLLIYLATFFYREHGEVGRAAEEGGSGSSSVRRLRAWLRHFDHKDLKCPTFKTWNEESIREGSQTRRWVDDTVRNGRSGGANSAVPAGDEEAISMSPFSISAGSEMINAGSSLASEIETSFEQRMQEAPHSLEMTTHFVENGDA, translated from the exons ATGGGGAGGCCGTGCTCGTCTTGTCGCTTCGTCTtctccctccgcctccgccgcctcgttCTGGCCTGGTGCTGCGTCCTGGCGGCGAGCCTGCAGGCCACGGCGCAGCGGGatgatgcgccgccgccggggcaggTCGAGGTGCGCGTGGGCGTGATCCTGAACCTGACGTCGTCGATCgggcagcggcggagggtgGGCATTGAGATGGCGCTGGAGGACTACTACGCCGCGCACCCGGGCTCCCGGACCAGGGTCACGCCGCGCTTCCGGGACTCCGGCGGCCAAGTTGTCGGCGCCGCGTCTGCCG CGGTGGACCTGATCAAGAACGAGCAGGTGCAGGCGATCATCGGGCCGGCGACGTCGGCGGAGGCCGATTTCGCGGCCTACCTCGGCAACAGCGCGCACGTCCCCgtcctctcctcctccgccacctccccgGACCTGTCCCCGGCGCACACGCCCTTCTTCGTGCGCACCGCGGCCAACGACTCCTTCCAGGccgcgcccgtcgccgccgtcctcgccacGTTCCGGTGGCACGCGGCGGTGATCGTGTACGAGGACTCGCCCTACGGGTCCGGCATCCTCCCGGCGCTCGCCGACGCGCTCCAGGGCGTCGGCGCCAGGATCATGGAGCGCACCGCCGTGCCGGCCGACGCCAGCGACGACCGCATCGACGCGGTGCTCAACCGCTTCATGGCGATGCCGACGCGCGTGTTCATCGTGCACGTGAACCGTTTCTTCGCCCCGCGGTTCTTCCGCCGGGCGAGGAGCGCCGGCATGATGTCGGAGGACTACGCCTGGATCGTCACGGACGGCGTCGGCAGCGTCGTGGACGCGCTGAGCCCCGACGAGATCAACGCCATGGAGGGCGTCGTCAGCCTCCGCCCGTACGTGAAGATGACGGACGAGGTCAGGAACTTCTCGGCGCGGTTCAGGGCGAGGCTCCGGCGGGTGAGCCCAAGCGCCGACGTCTACGCCCATGACCCCACCATTCTGATGCTCTGGTCGTACGACACGGTGTGGGCGATCGCGACGGCGGCCGAGGCCGCCGGTGTCTCCAGCCCGGCGTTCCAGATGCCGAAGCAGAGCTCGGCGCTCACGGACCTGGGCCGCCTCGGCGTGTCGACCACCGGAGCAGCACTCCTCAAGGCGGTGCACGAGACGACCTTCCGCGGGCTCGCCGGCAACTTCACCCTCGTCGACGGGCAGCTGCAGCCGCCGGCCTACGAGGTGGTCAACGTCATCGGGAAAGGAGCGAGGCCGGTGGGGTTCTGGACGCCGGAGGCCGGGATCTCGCAGGCCCTGGACGCCAACGCCGCCAAAGGTCTGAAGCCTAGTGTCATTTGGCCTGGTGATGCGACGTCGCCACCCAGAGGCTGGGTCGTGTCGGCGAACGGCCACAAGCTTCGCGTCGCCGTGCCGGTGAAGCGAGGGTTCAAGGAGTTCGTGGGCGTCCAGAGGGACTCGGCCAACGGAGCGGCAAACGTCTCGGGATACTGCGTCGAGGTGTTCGACGCGGTCATCCGCAAGTTCATGCCGTACCCGGTGAGCTACCAGTATGTGCCGTACGAAGACAGCTCCGAGTCCTACGACGAACTCGTGTCGCAGGTCGCCGAACAG AAAGcggacgtcgtcgtcggcgacgtgACGATCACGGCGAGCAGGATGGCGGCGGTGGACTTCAGCATGCCGTTCACCGACTCTGGGTGGGCGATGGTGGTGTCGGTGCGCAGGGAGACGAGCACGAGCATGTGGATCTTCCTGCAGCCGCTCACCACCAGCCTCTGGCTCGCCAGCCTCGCCTTCTtctgcttcaccggcttcgtCGTGTGGGCGATCGAGCACCGGATCAACCCGGAGTTCCGCGGCACGCCGTGGCAGCAGTTCGGCCTCATCTTCTACTTCGCCTTCTCCACGCTCGTCTTCTCGCACA AGGAGAAGCTGGAGAGCAACCTGTCGAGGTTCGTGGTGATCATATGGGTGTTCGTTGTCCTGATCCTGACGTCGAGCTACACGGCAAGCCTGACGTCGATGCTGACCGTCCAGAAGCTCCAGCCGACGGTGACCGACGTCAGAGAGCTCCAGCGGGGCGGCTACCACATTGGGTACCAGGAAGGTTCCTTCATCAAGACCTCTCTGCACAAGATGGGCTTCGACATGACCAAGATGAAGAGCTACAGCACGGTGGAGGAGTACGCCGACGCGCTGTCGAGGGGGCCGGCCAacggcggcgtcgccgcggTGTTCGACGAGATCCCGTACCTGAAGCTCTTCCTGTCACGCTACTGCGACGGCTACTCCATGGTTGGCCCGGTCTACAAGACCGACGGCTTCGGGTTCGTCTTCCCGCTGGGCAGCCCGCTGACGCCGGACGTGTCGCGCGCGGTGCTGACGATGGCGGAAAGGGAGGAGATGGCGCAGATCGAGAAGAAGTGGTTCGGCGAGCCCGGCGCGTGCCCGAGCGAGCagggcggcagcgccgccgtcgGCTCCTCCAACCTCAGCTTCCGGAGCTTCGGCGGGCTGTTCCTCATCACCGGCGTGGTGTCCGGCCTCATGCTCCTCATCTACCTCGCCACCTTCTTCTACCGCGAGCACGGCGAGGTGGgccgggcggcggaggagggcggaTCCGGGAGCTCGTCGGTGCGGCGGCTGCGCGCGTGGCTGCGGCACTTCGACCACAAGGACCTCAAGTGCCCCACGTTCAAGACGTGGAACGAGGAGTCCATCCGGGAGGGGAGCCAGACGCGGAGATGGGTCGACGATACCGTGCGGAacggccgcagcggcggcgccaacAGCGCGGTGCCGGCGGGCGATGAGGAAGCCATCAGCATGAGCCCTTTCAGCATCTCCGCCGGCTCGGAGATGATCAACGCCGGTTCGTCGCTGGCGTCGGAGATCGAGACATCCTTCGAGCAGAGGATGCAGGAGGCGCCGCACTCTCTGGAGATGACAACACACTTTGTGGAGAATGGAGATGCCTAG
- the LOC120644440 gene encoding uncharacterized protein LOC120644440 translates to MVSSDCSKGGQKQKRIADDSDPHSGWENLMKLAENGSTDAECSFFLRSMELEDSDEEEMEAVIEETFLADAGVSNNDQMVTSDPEIEVEVPKEAPVPKKKKTNWGPIQRIDRPRRFPDDGRTISQRAAEFTKYKNLETDIKPGLLEEEENDMAKIFCCKKGKRMAGDRASPLLDCQDAEALVRAIEAGQASEVGMHCTTPSGGGIQTTNVRGQLFTTARIKLESVTWGSLPCCKKEKELVSEWKIQKKSKLEMILPMSKSIILSCLIHQRANSVITADCTAVSSAALWERWFQVYYQGG, encoded by the exons ATGGTATCCTCTGACTGCAGCAAAGGTGGCCAAAAACAAAAGAGAATTGCAGATGACTCAGACCCACATTCTGGATGGGAGAACCTGATGAAATTGGCTGAAAATGGGTCAACTGATGCTGAATGTTCCTTCTTCCTAAGATCTATGGAATTAGAGGATTCTGATGAAGAAGAGATGGAGGCTGTGATTGAGGAAACTTTCTTGGCTGATGCTGGTGTGTCAAACAATGATCAGATGGTGACCTCAGATCCTGAGATAGAGGTTGAGGTGCCCAAGGAAGCTCCAGTGCCTAAGAAAAAGAAGACCAACTGGGGACCTATCCAGAGGATAGACAGACCTAGAAGATTTCCTGATGATGGGAGGACAATCTCTCAGAGAGCAGCGGAATTCACCAAGTACAAAAACCTTGAGACTGATATTAAACCTG GTTtgttggaggaggaggagaatgaCATGGCCAAGATTTTCTGCTGTAAGAAAG GGAAAAGGATGGCGGGGGATAGGGCAAGTCCTTTGCTCGATTGCCAGGATGCTGAGGCGTTGGTCCGTGCTATTGAAGCCGGACAAGCAAGCGAAGTTGGAATGCACTGCACAACACCTTCTGGAGGAGGGATCCAAACCACCAACGTTAGGGGGCAGCTCTTCACCactgcaagaatcaagctcgaATCTGTCACGTGGGGATCTCTCCCG TGTTGCAAGAAGGAGAAAGAACTTGTGTCTGAGTGGAAGATCCAGAAGAAATCTAAATTGGAGATGATCTTACCAATGAGCAAATCAATCATTCTGAGTTGCCTTATCCACCAGCGTGCAAATTCAGTCATCACAGCAGATTGCACTGCTGTTTCCAGTGCTGCTTTGTGG GAACGATGGTTTCAAGTGTATTACCAAGGAGGCTGA